From the genome of Gemmatimonas sp., one region includes:
- a CDS encoding carbon-nitrogen hydrolase family protein has translation MTADTLRIAGAQMAPVWLDRNGTLAKVISTIHAAADDGVQLLAFPEAFVPGYPWWIEWTDGARFDAAVQKTLHAHYLDQAVQIEAGHLGDVCAAVRGRKITVVLGIIERPLDRGGHSVYASLVTIDTEGAIVNVHRKLMPTYEERLSWAPGDGHGLRTCRVGAFTLGALNCWENWMPLARASLYGQGEDLHVAIWPGSVRNTEDITRFMAREGRSYVMSVSGLLRRDQVPEQTPHFELLQRVLPEVMGEGGTCIAGPDARWIVAPVAHEERIVVADIAHRRVREERQNFDAMGHYGRPDVLQLEVNRERQRGVRFRD, from the coding sequence ATGACTGCTGATACCCTCCGCATCGCCGGCGCACAGATGGCGCCCGTCTGGCTCGACCGCAACGGCACGCTGGCGAAGGTGATCTCGACGATTCACGCCGCTGCTGACGATGGGGTGCAGCTCCTTGCCTTCCCGGAGGCGTTCGTCCCAGGCTACCCGTGGTGGATCGAGTGGACCGACGGCGCCCGTTTTGATGCGGCCGTGCAGAAGACCTTGCACGCGCACTATCTCGATCAGGCCGTACAGATCGAAGCCGGACACTTGGGCGACGTATGCGCGGCGGTCCGTGGCCGAAAGATCACGGTCGTGCTGGGCATCATCGAGCGCCCGCTCGATCGAGGCGGACATAGCGTCTACGCGAGTCTGGTCACGATCGACACGGAGGGTGCGATCGTGAATGTGCATCGCAAGCTCATGCCGACCTACGAAGAGCGGCTCAGTTGGGCGCCGGGTGATGGGCACGGTCTGCGCACGTGCCGCGTGGGCGCGTTCACGTTGGGGGCGCTGAACTGCTGGGAGAACTGGATGCCGCTGGCGCGGGCGAGCTTGTACGGGCAGGGCGAGGATCTCCACGTCGCCATCTGGCCCGGCAGCGTGCGCAACACGGAGGACATCACGCGCTTCATGGCGCGCGAGGGACGCTCGTACGTGATGTCGGTGTCAGGGCTGCTGCGACGTGATCAGGTGCCGGAGCAGACGCCGCATTTCGAGCTGCTGCAGCGCGTGCTCCCCGAGGTGATGGGCGAAGGCGGGACCTGCATCGCCGGTCCCGACGCCCGGTGGATCGTGGCGCCGGTGGCGCATGAGGAGCGTATCGTCGTCGCCGACATCGCGCACCGGCGCGTGCGCGAAGAACGGCAGAACTTCGATGCGATGGGGCACTACGGCCGGCCGGATGTGCTGCAGCTCGAGGTCAACCGCGAGCGCCAGCGTGGGGTACGGTTTCGCGACTGA
- a CDS encoding Gfo/Idh/MocA family oxidoreductase, with the protein MTVSNDIVRVGVLGAGAWAQFAHLPGWKRDPRCTIVAIADPIVERAREFAAQFDIPNVYATHAELLARTDIDVVDVCTPSATHFALSCAALEAGKHVLCEKPVAYDFTETRRAAALAASKGLKTKLGFTFRYSPAMRYMKALIDEGYIGTPFIFNGYEQNSQWLDPQTPLRQVDHEADQTEIHVSSLEGYGAPIMDIGHLFMGSRFKSVVGTMKNFIPERMVRATGTMMRMNIDDGDIFIGEFENGGIGSIQTSFVTVGNYPGIEARVYGSKGALICRLVEENGICETLKGATADSVEFKELEIPQRFYPAGGSARESWRSLFYANLIGSFISEIRGEVEGNEGNFEDGAHVQELINAVERSFRERRWVNIPLEQPPVAGSAS; encoded by the coding sequence GTGACCGTCAGTAACGACATCGTTCGTGTTGGAGTGCTCGGCGCCGGTGCCTGGGCGCAGTTCGCGCACCTTCCTGGTTGGAAGCGCGATCCGCGCTGCACCATCGTCGCCATCGCCGATCCCATCGTTGAACGCGCCCGCGAGTTCGCGGCGCAGTTCGACATTCCGAACGTGTATGCCACGCATGCAGAGCTCCTCGCGCGTACCGATATCGATGTAGTCGACGTGTGCACGCCCAGCGCAACGCACTTTGCGCTGAGCTGCGCGGCGCTCGAAGCCGGCAAACACGTGCTATGCGAGAAGCCGGTGGCCTATGATTTCACGGAAACGCGACGCGCGGCAGCATTGGCGGCCAGCAAAGGTCTGAAGACTAAGCTCGGATTTACCTTTCGTTACTCGCCGGCCATGCGCTACATGAAAGCGCTGATCGACGAGGGCTACATCGGCACGCCCTTCATTTTCAACGGCTACGAGCAGAATTCGCAGTGGCTCGATCCGCAGACACCGTTGCGTCAGGTCGATCATGAGGCCGACCAGACCGAGATTCACGTGTCGTCGCTGGAAGGCTACGGCGCACCGATCATGGACATCGGGCATCTCTTCATGGGCAGTCGCTTCAAGTCAGTGGTGGGCACGATGAAGAACTTCATCCCCGAACGCATGGTGCGCGCGACCGGCACCATGATGCGCATGAATATCGACGACGGCGACATATTTATCGGTGAGTTCGAGAACGGCGGCATCGGCTCCATTCAAACCAGCTTCGTGACCGTAGGCAACTATCCCGGCATCGAAGCGCGCGTCTATGGCAGCAAGGGCGCGCTGATCTGCCGTCTCGTCGAGGAGAATGGCATCTGTGAAACGCTGAAAGGGGCCACCGCCGACTCCGTGGAGTTCAAGGAGCTCGAGATTCCGCAGCGCTTCTACCCGGCGGGTGGCAGCGCGCGTGAATCATGGCGTTCGCTGTTCTACGCGAATCTGATCGGCTCGTTCATCTCCGAGATCCGTGGCGAAGTGGAAGGCAACGAGGGCAACTTCGAAGATGGTGCGCACGTGCAGGAGCTCATCAACGCCGTCGAGCGTTCGTTCCGGGAACGGCGCTGGGTGAACATTCCGCTCGAACAGCCTCCAGTCGCGGGATCGGCATCCTGA
- a CDS encoding peptide ABC transporter substrate-binding protein: MMRWSVRLSRRSTPFAAFGVAAALCASLVACGGETSRGGPSNDLLIVGYDREPDTMNRYATHILEDIESCVVEGLVTNDEEMKVIPVLAAEIPTTENGGVVVRPDGGMDVTWKLRPGVKWHDGVSHTSADVKFTVDAINKGDWKPESVDGFDRISSVDTPDSLTAIVHYKEVYAPYQLQFVRGTLPKHVLAGRDLNTANDYNRAPLGTGPYKVKEWKTGEYILLERAEGYWRGAQYPKIKQLLFRFLTNTTTRINLLKSGEVHMVALVAWDKVRELESIAGLRMNRVVGNGYEHVTLNQKHFTPFADVKVRQAMAHAVNRDLLVRTILDGQVKVVNGPIQPLSAAYEPKVPTYGFDPERARTLLTDAGWTPSADGIRMKDGKRLAFTLITQSGFAIRENVSQALQQAFRDVGAEMTVKLLDGTTISSVWFAGDFDAMLHWWQMGADPELTLFFAGDRMPPAGRNINYVNDAELSSLLYRSDRTADVAQRNELLREAQRRIAALAPEIVLYNTAKVDAVPKSLKGFTGNPTNAGPFWNVYRWEIGTP; the protein is encoded by the coding sequence ATGATGCGTTGGTCGGTACGCTTGTCCCGTCGCTCAACTCCCTTCGCGGCCTTTGGCGTGGCCGCCGCACTGTGCGCATCACTCGTGGCGTGCGGCGGAGAGACCTCCCGTGGTGGACCGTCGAATGATCTGCTCATCGTGGGCTACGACCGTGAGCCCGATACCATGAACCGCTACGCCACGCACATCCTCGAGGACATCGAGTCGTGCGTGGTGGAAGGACTTGTCACCAACGACGAGGAAATGAAGGTGATTCCCGTGCTCGCCGCCGAGATCCCGACCACGGAGAATGGTGGCGTGGTGGTGCGTCCTGATGGCGGCATGGATGTCACGTGGAAACTGCGTCCCGGCGTGAAGTGGCACGACGGCGTGTCACATACGTCAGCCGATGTGAAGTTCACGGTGGACGCCATCAACAAAGGTGACTGGAAGCCCGAGAGCGTGGACGGATTCGATCGTATCTCGTCGGTCGACACGCCCGACTCGCTCACGGCGATCGTGCACTACAAGGAAGTGTACGCGCCCTATCAACTGCAGTTCGTGCGCGGGACGCTGCCGAAGCATGTGTTGGCAGGGCGTGATCTCAACACGGCCAATGATTACAATCGCGCCCCGCTCGGCACCGGTCCGTACAAGGTCAAGGAATGGAAGACGGGCGAGTACATCCTGCTCGAACGCGCCGAGGGCTACTGGCGTGGCGCGCAGTATCCCAAGATCAAGCAGCTGCTCTTCCGCTTTCTCACGAACACCACCACGCGCATCAACCTCCTCAAGTCGGGCGAGGTGCACATGGTCGCCCTCGTGGCGTGGGACAAGGTGCGCGAGCTGGAGTCCATCGCGGGTCTTCGGATGAATCGCGTGGTCGGCAATGGCTACGAGCACGTCACGCTTAACCAGAAGCACTTCACGCCCTTCGCCGATGTGAAGGTGCGACAGGCGATGGCCCATGCCGTGAACCGCGATCTGCTCGTGCGCACGATTCTCGACGGACAGGTGAAAGTGGTGAACGGTCCGATTCAGCCGCTGTCCGCCGCTTATGAACCCAAGGTGCCCACGTACGGATTCGATCCGGAGCGCGCACGCACGCTCCTCACCGACGCGGGATGGACGCCAAGCGCCGATGGCATCCGCATGAAGGACGGCAAGCGACTCGCGTTCACGCTGATCACGCAGTCGGGCTTCGCAATCCGTGAGAATGTGTCGCAAGCGTTGCAGCAGGCGTTTCGCGACGTTGGCGCCGAGATGACGGTGAAGCTGCTCGATGGCACGACCATCAGCAGCGTGTGGTTCGCGGGTGACTTCGACGCGATGCTGCACTGGTGGCAGATGGGTGCCGACCCCGAGCTCACGCTCTTCTTCGCCGGCGATCGCATGCCGCCGGCTGGACGCAACATCAACTACGTCAACGACGCCGAGCTGTCATCGTTGCTGTATCGCTCCGATCGTACCGCCGACGTGGCGCAGCGCAACGAGTTGTTGCGTGAAGCGCAGCGACGTATCGCGGCGCTCGCGCCGGAGATCGTGCTGTACAACACCGCCAAGGTGGATGCCGTACCGAAGTCGCTGAAGGGCTTCACCGGCAATCCGACCAACGCCGGCCCGTTCTGGAATGTGTACCGGTGGGAGATCGGCACGCCGTGA
- a CDS encoding ABC transporter permease, producing the protein MKAGPRGGLLFLATLVVASLLAPYLAPFAADALDLANRRAAPSLVHWFGTDELGRDVLTRVLVGARVSLAIGVLSALMSAAIGVAVGAVAGYAGRLVDDVLMRATDAMLAIPRLPLLMLGAAVLQPGVPMLILLVAAAGWMETARVVRAEVQSLSSLDFVQAARAIGANPVAVIVRHIVPGIIPAATVATTLAIGRGILLESTMSFFGVGVQPPTASWGNMLYQAQTAMTSEPWLAIFPGLFIFATVLACNAVGDAIGSSPTQRQLA; encoded by the coding sequence ATGAAGGCGGGACCTCGAGGCGGCTTGCTCTTTCTCGCCACGCTCGTGGTGGCGTCGCTGCTGGCCCCGTATCTGGCGCCATTCGCCGCCGATGCGCTCGACCTCGCCAACCGTCGCGCCGCGCCGTCGTTGGTGCATTGGTTCGGCACCGATGAACTCGGGCGCGACGTGCTCACGCGCGTACTGGTGGGCGCTCGCGTCTCGCTCGCGATTGGCGTGTTGTCGGCACTCATGAGCGCAGCAATCGGTGTCGCCGTCGGCGCGGTGGCCGGATACGCCGGTCGCTTGGTCGACGATGTGCTCATGCGCGCCACCGATGCGATGCTCGCCATTCCGCGTCTTCCGCTGCTTATGCTGGGCGCGGCTGTGCTGCAGCCGGGCGTGCCGATGCTGATCCTGTTGGTCGCTGCCGCTGGATGGATGGAAACGGCGCGGGTGGTCCGCGCCGAAGTGCAGTCGTTGTCGTCGCTCGATTTCGTGCAGGCCGCGCGGGCGATTGGTGCGAATCCGGTGGCGGTGATCGTGCGCCACATCGTCCCCGGCATCATTCCCGCGGCCACGGTTGCCACCACGCTGGCCATCGGGCGCGGCATTCTGCTGGAAAGCACGATGAGCTTCTTCGGCGTCGGCGTGCAGCCGCCGACGGCCAGCTGGGGCAACATGTTGTATCAGGCGCAGACGGCGATGACCAGCGAGCCCTGGCTCGCCATCTTCCCTGGTCTGTTCATCTTTGCCACGGTGCTCGCCTGCAATGCGGTCGGCGACGCCATCGGTTCGTCTCCGACTCAACGCCAACTCGCCTGA
- a CDS encoding D-2-hydroxyacid dehydrogenase — translation MTFPLPFAPRRIAIGANAHAGIADSIRARRPDLELRGKVFTDISADDLEWAEAYIGFKRPPSVSDMGNVRWIQCTGAGVDSWMASDLDPSILLTRSPESFGPMIAEWAVSRIFAIQLQVLELAEAQRERRWAPRDIARVAGTHALVVGTGDIGRAIATSLHALGVHVTGASRRGTANSAAFSAVYASSELANLVGSADWIVVAVPDTPASRGLISREVLSRCQGAVLLNAGRGSVVEETALPEALDNGWLRGAALDVFATEPLPADSPLWTDPRVLVSPHISGLTTIDGAAHGFLECLASLERGELPTWVVDRERGY, via the coding sequence ATGACCTTCCCGCTTCCGTTTGCTCCGCGTCGCATCGCCATCGGCGCTAACGCGCATGCCGGAATCGCCGACTCGATTCGCGCGCGTCGTCCCGACCTCGAACTGCGTGGCAAGGTGTTTACCGACATCTCGGCCGATGACCTCGAGTGGGCCGAGGCCTATATCGGCTTCAAGCGGCCACCGTCGGTGTCGGATATGGGCAACGTGCGCTGGATCCAGTGCACGGGCGCTGGCGTCGATTCGTGGATGGCGTCCGATCTCGATCCGTCCATCCTGCTCACCCGCAGCCCAGAGTCGTTCGGTCCGATGATCGCCGAATGGGCGGTGTCACGCATCTTCGCCATTCAGCTGCAGGTCCTGGAGTTGGCCGAAGCACAGCGCGAGCGACGCTGGGCGCCACGCGACATCGCGCGGGTGGCCGGCACGCACGCACTCGTCGTCGGCACCGGGGATATCGGCCGCGCCATCGCGACCTCGCTGCACGCGCTGGGTGTGCACGTGACCGGCGCTTCGCGCCGCGGTACGGCAAACAGCGCGGCGTTCAGTGCGGTGTATGCGTCGAGTGAACTCGCGAATCTGGTGGGCAGCGCCGACTGGATCGTGGTAGCCGTGCCCGACACGCCGGCCTCGCGCGGACTGATTTCACGCGAGGTGCTGTCGCGCTGTCAGGGTGCGGTGCTGCTGAATGCCGGCCGCGGCTCCGTCGTCGAGGAGACCGCGCTGCCGGAAGCGCTCGACAACGGCTGGCTCCGCGGTGCCGCGCTCGATGTGTTCGCCACAGAGCCATTGCCCGCCGACTCGCCGCTCTGGACCGATCCGCGCGTGTTGGTGTCGCCGCATATCTCGGGGCTCACGACGATCGACGGCGCCGCGCACGGGTTTCTCGAGTGTCTCGCATCGCTCGAGCGTGGCGAACTGCCGACGTGGGTGGTCGACCGCGAACGGGGCTACTGA
- a CDS encoding DUF885 family protein translates to MNATFTGLHTHDHRLPDWSREARDTEVAELAELHDALFSASPHRSDATLAVDIDAVDAELARANIDVRILETQSRFFHDRNPVLWTGEAIFSVVSLLLRPTQPMSSCTASIKKRLRTIPAFLGAMPAALTEPVPAIWIDRATREARVFAAFLRGPLRLWCDEHEIDSAERQSIAEAAEDAAKAFDVAAHWLFLLPHDVQSGYTIGVDSYDLLLQRGHFCAQSSAELLQRVLGDMAAAKARFHALATEIAGSPEALGAKLADDRPAEADYLATFTSQFDACRALALSHDQVDWPDWPLRYVPIPVWARDIAPQLYFLFYRSPAPYEPRPEHRYLVTPVDDSIAPDERERRLKAWNHSTITLNHVVHHGALGHHVQNGHATHRSHSRVGKVAAVDCASRIGMFLGGSMAEGWACYATELADELGFLTPLERAAEQQSRVRMLARAIVDIRLHTGEFTFADAVAYYVQEVSMPEGVAVGEATKNSMFPCTAVMYWLGTQGILDLRDTMRQRADYSPRHFHDALLSRGSIPVALAARLLTATS, encoded by the coding sequence GTGAACGCGACGTTCACGGGACTGCACACGCACGACCATCGTCTCCCCGATTGGTCGCGCGAAGCGCGTGACACCGAAGTGGCCGAGCTGGCCGAGTTGCACGACGCGCTCTTCAGCGCCTCGCCGCACCGCAGCGACGCCACCCTCGCGGTCGATATCGACGCCGTCGACGCCGAGCTGGCGCGCGCCAACATCGATGTCCGCATTCTCGAAACGCAAAGCCGCTTCTTCCACGACCGGAATCCCGTGCTCTGGACCGGCGAGGCGATCTTCAGCGTTGTCTCGCTCTTGCTGCGTCCCACGCAACCGATGTCGTCGTGCACCGCGTCGATCAAGAAACGGCTTCGCACCATCCCGGCGTTTCTTGGCGCGATGCCGGCCGCACTCACGGAGCCGGTACCCGCGATCTGGATCGATCGTGCCACCCGCGAGGCGCGCGTGTTCGCGGCGTTTCTGCGGGGGCCGCTGCGCCTCTGGTGCGACGAGCACGAGATCGACAGTGCCGAACGTCAGTCGATTGCCGAGGCGGCGGAGGATGCCGCAAAGGCCTTCGACGTGGCCGCGCACTGGCTGTTCCTGTTGCCACACGACGTGCAGTCGGGCTACACGATCGGCGTCGACTCGTACGACCTCTTGTTACAGCGCGGCCATTTTTGCGCGCAGTCGTCGGCCGAGCTGCTGCAACGCGTGCTTGGCGACATGGCCGCCGCCAAGGCGCGCTTCCACGCCCTCGCGACCGAGATCGCCGGCTCTCCCGAGGCACTCGGCGCGAAGCTTGCCGATGATCGCCCGGCCGAGGCCGACTATCTCGCCACCTTCACATCGCAGTTTGACGCGTGTCGCGCGCTCGCCCTGTCGCACGATCAGGTGGACTGGCCCGATTGGCCGCTGCGCTACGTGCCCATTCCGGTGTGGGCCCGCGACATCGCACCGCAGCTGTACTTCTTGTTCTATCGCTCGCCGGCACCGTACGAACCCCGCCCCGAGCACCGGTATCTGGTAACACCCGTTGATGACAGCATTGCGCCGGACGAGCGGGAACGCCGGCTGAAGGCGTGGAACCACAGTACCATCACGCTCAATCACGTCGTGCATCACGGCGCGCTCGGACATCATGTACAGAACGGCCACGCGACGCATCGCTCGCACTCACGAGTCGGCAAGGTGGCTGCGGTTGACTGCGCGAGTCGTATCGGCATGTTCCTGGGCGGCTCCATGGCCGAAGGCTGGGCCTGCTACGCCACCGAGCTCGCCGACGAACTCGGATTTCTCACACCGCTCGAGCGCGCCGCCGAGCAGCAGAGCCGCGTGCGCATGCTGGCGCGCGCGATCGTCGACATCCGCCTGCACACAGGCGAGTTCACCTTCGCCGACGCGGTGGCGTACTACGTGCAGGAAGTCAGTATGCCGGAAGGCGTCGCCGTCGGCGAAGCCACCAAGAACTCGATGTTCCCCTGCACCGCCGTAATGTACTGGCTGGGAACGCAGGGCATTCTCGATCTGCGGGACACCATGCGCCAGCGTGCGGACTACTCGCCGCGGCACTTTCATGACGCACTTCTGAGCCGGGGATCGATTCCCGTGGCGCTCGCGGCGCGACTTCTCACGGCAACTTCATGA
- a CDS encoding ABC transporter permease codes for MGGMIVRRVLQSIPLLVLISVLVFALLQAVPGGPLAAYLENPNVRPQDIERLRAAMGLDRPLAAQYFSWLSAFVRGDWGYSFADGRPVLDRVIERVPATLELVGASTLLALCLALPVGVLASVHRLFDRITSFGAVAGISLPVFWFGLLLQLVFAITLGWLPSSGRASFGASSFADRIAHLVLPVVVLAAVQAAAWSRYLRRAMRETIGRPFMNAARVRGVSERGVLLRHALPNALGPFITVVLLDAAMMASGAVVTESVFAWPGVGSLFTESLVKRDYPVLMAFLMCGAIAVMVLNLLADIAVRTIDPRTRGTL; via the coding sequence ATGGGTGGCATGATCGTGCGGCGGGTGCTGCAGAGTATTCCGCTGCTGGTCCTCATCTCGGTGCTGGTGTTCGCCCTGTTGCAGGCGGTGCCCGGCGGTCCGCTGGCGGCCTATCTCGAGAATCCGAATGTCCGGCCGCAGGACATCGAACGCCTACGCGCCGCGATGGGGCTCGATCGTCCGCTGGCGGCGCAGTACTTCTCGTGGCTTTCGGCATTCGTGCGCGGCGACTGGGGCTACAGTTTTGCCGACGGCCGTCCCGTGCTCGACCGCGTGATCGAGCGCGTGCCCGCCACCCTCGAACTGGTGGGCGCGAGTACGCTGCTGGCGCTCTGTCTCGCGCTGCCGGTCGGCGTGCTGGCGTCGGTGCATCGCCTGTTCGATCGCATCACCTCGTTTGGTGCCGTAGCGGGCATCTCCCTGCCGGTGTTCTGGTTCGGCTTGCTACTGCAGCTGGTCTTCGCGATCACGCTGGGCTGGTTGCCGTCGTCGGGTCGCGCGTCGTTCGGCGCCAGTTCGTTCGCCGATCGTATCGCACACCTCGTGCTCCCGGTGGTTGTACTCGCTGCCGTGCAGGCGGCGGCATGGTCGCGCTATCTGCGCCGGGCCATGCGCGAAACGATTGGCCGGCCGTTCATGAATGCGGCACGGGTGCGCGGCGTCTCCGAGCGCGGCGTCCTGTTGCGTCATGCGCTGCCCAATGCGCTCGGCCCGTTCATTACCGTCGTGCTGCTCGACGCCGCGATGATGGCGTCTGGTGCGGTCGTCACCGAGAGCGTGTTCGCGTGGCCCGGCGTGGGCAGTTTGTTCACCGAGTCGCTCGTCAAGCGCGATTATCCCGTGCTGATGGCCTTTCTCATGTGCGGCGCGATCGCGGTGATGGTGCTCAACCTCTTGGCCGATATCGCGGTGCGCACCATCGACCCGCGCACTCGGGGCACCCTATGA
- a CDS encoding DUF885 domain-containing protein, producing the protein MRTPKRLAALALLSLAAAGMASGTACAPAADTADTADTPPTTAGFVPFVDRYLDGFARRHPSIAAGNGLHDHDDLLDDFSAPAIAAEIAALKTAAAELAAFSDSSLTPDERVDKRILAGVIDGWLLEQETLENWKRNPMTYASALSDGVHNLMTMENDAAPVRMRRIIAKLAGVSAFLQAARTNIVNPPRIFAERGLGMMRGASTMLTTDLPVAFAAEKGTPLMDSLLSAAAVAAREIDAYTADFEKTVLPTANGEWKIGGDAVARRYRSEELIDVPLADLAALGERELKSAQERFRAAALRLAPSADPQATWLTIRRNHPKRGDVVAAAQAIVDSVTRFIAAKNLAVVPNGERVVVKPAQPFSLGFASMHASPPLEKTPVQSYYYITDADSADAPAVQEAWLERFNFASLAITSAHEAMPGHWLHSVHMRETPGKIRRIWIGLNPFPQPSSGQDGWAHYSEELVVEQGFMNGDPRYEMAQLSDALTRICRLLSGIRLHTGAWTLEQAQACFEQQAYVAPPAAKREAQRGTYDPTYGGYFLGKRGMLTLRRDVKAAQGDKFNLRDFHERVMKNGIAPIWAHRQLLLPGDTSRVIQ; encoded by the coding sequence ATGCGAACTCCCAAACGACTCGCCGCGCTCGCGCTGCTCTCGCTCGCCGCTGCCGGCATGGCGTCCGGCACCGCCTGCGCCCCCGCCGCCGACACGGCCGACACGGCCGACACGCCCCCGACCACGGCCGGATTCGTGCCGTTCGTGGACCGCTACCTCGACGGCTTCGCGCGCCGTCATCCCTCGATCGCGGCCGGCAACGGCTTGCATGATCACGATGATCTGCTCGACGACTTTTCCGCGCCGGCCATCGCCGCCGAAATCGCTGCGCTGAAGACGGCAGCGGCCGAGCTCGCGGCGTTCAGCGACTCGTCCCTCACGCCCGACGAGCGCGTGGACAAGCGCATTCTCGCCGGCGTGATCGACGGCTGGCTGCTTGAACAGGAAACGCTCGAGAACTGGAAGCGCAATCCGATGACGTACGCCAGTGCGTTGTCCGACGGCGTGCACAATCTGATGACGATGGAGAACGACGCGGCGCCGGTGCGCATGCGTCGCATCATCGCCAAGCTCGCCGGTGTGTCGGCATTTCTACAGGCGGCGCGCACCAACATCGTCAACCCGCCCCGAATCTTCGCCGAACGCGGACTCGGCATGATGCGCGGCGCGTCCACGATGCTCACCACCGACCTGCCCGTCGCCTTCGCCGCAGAGAAAGGCACGCCGCTCATGGATTCGTTGCTGAGCGCGGCCGCGGTCGCCGCGCGCGAGATCGACGCATATACCGCCGACTTCGAAAAGACAGTGCTGCCCACCGCCAACGGCGAGTGGAAGATCGGCGGTGACGCCGTGGCGCGACGCTATCGCTCGGAAGAACTGATCGACGTGCCGCTGGCCGATCTCGCCGCGCTCGGCGAGCGCGAGCTCAAGAGCGCGCAGGAGCGCTTCCGCGCCGCCGCGCTGCGATTGGCGCCGAGCGCCGACCCGCAGGCCACGTGGCTCACGATCCGTCGCAATCATCCGAAGCGCGGCGACGTGGTGGCAGCGGCGCAGGCTATTGTGGATTCAGTCACGCGCTTCATCGCGGCCAAAAATCTGGCCGTGGTGCCCAATGGCGAACGCGTGGTCGTCAAACCCGCCCAGCCATTCTCGCTGGGCTTCGCCTCGATGCACGCGTCGCCGCCGCTCGAGAAGACGCCGGTGCAGAGCTACTACTATATCACGGATGCCGACTCGGCCGACGCCCCCGCCGTGCAGGAAGCATGGCTGGAACGTTTCAACTTCGCATCGCTGGCGATTACATCGGCCCATGAGGCCATGCCGGGACATTGGTTGCACTCGGTCCACATGCGCGAAACACCAGGGAAGATCCGTCGTATCTGGATCGGCCTGAACCCGTTTCCGCAGCCATCATCCGGCCAAGACGGGTGGGCGCACTACTCGGAAGAGCTGGTCGTCGAGCAGGGCTTCATGAACGGCGACCCGCGCTACGAGATGGCCCAGCTCAGCGACGCCCTCACGCGCATCTGCCGGTTGCTGTCGGGCATCCGCCTGCACACCGGCGCATGGACACTTGAACAGGCACAAGCCTGCTTCGAGCAGCAGGCCTACGTCGCGCCTCCGGCAGCCAAGCGCGAAGCGCAGCGTGGTACGTACGACCCCACCTACGGCGGCTACTTCCTGGGCAAGCGCGGCATGCTCACGTTGCGGCGCGATGTGAAGGCCGCCCAAGGCGACAAGTTCAACCTTCGCGATTTCCACGAACGCGTCATGAAGAACGGCATCGCGCCGATCTGGGCGCACCGGCAGCTGTTGTTGCCGGGTGACACCTCACGGGTAATTCAGTGA